From Coriobacteriia bacterium, the proteins below share one genomic window:
- a CDS encoding CehA/McbA family metallohydrolase, whose translation MVDTWSKADLHIHSDHSDGLASIPEIMEYVAHRTDMSVIAITDHNTIEGALFAKSLSELYDFEVVVGSEVSSSEGHILGLFLTEDVAAGMTPAETIRAIEEQGGIAIIAHPFSNKGVFGPLGRTVFAEAVQEGAFRALEVYNSLPFLAWANGVAAKLAGGHGIATTGGSDAHVLEAVGKGYTVFRGTSTEDLRRSIDACETRAEAGRGGLSMAMRYMMRYPQIRRMQAWNWERCKAH comes from the coding sequence GTGGTAGACACTTGGAGCAAGGCCGATCTCCACATCCACTCCGACCACAGTGACGGGCTGGCGAGCATTCCGGAGATCATGGAGTACGTCGCTCATCGCACCGATATGAGCGTGATCGCGATCACCGACCACAACACTATCGAGGGCGCGCTTTTCGCGAAGTCCCTTTCTGAGCTCTACGACTTCGAGGTCGTTGTGGGCTCTGAGGTTTCATCGAGCGAGGGACACATCCTCGGGCTGTTTCTGACCGAGGACGTCGCCGCTGGCATGACACCCGCCGAGACCATTCGCGCAATCGAGGAGCAGGGCGGCATCGCGATCATCGCTCACCCGTTCTCGAACAAAGGCGTATTCGGCCCGCTCGGCAGGACTGTGTTCGCCGAGGCCGTTCAAGAGGGCGCGTTTCGGGCGCTCGAGGTGTACAACTCGCTCCCGTTCCTCGCGTGGGCCAATGGTGTCGCCGCGAAGCTCGCTGGCGGCCACGGTATTGCAACCACCGGGGGCAGCGACGCCCACGTGCTCGAAGCTGTCGGCAAGGGCTACACCGTCTTCCGCGGGACCTCCACCGAGGATCTTCGCCGCAGCATCGATGCGTGCGAGACGCGCGCCGAAGCTGGAAGAGGCGGTCTGTCGATGGCGATGCGCTACATGATGCGCTATCCGCAGATTCGTCGCATGCAGGCCTGGAACTGGGAGCGCTGCAAGGCGCACTAG
- a CDS encoding PASTA domain-containing protein translates to MTELGTGTRIAGRYSLESRLDAGGRAQVWAATDDELQRKVAIKILITPAGGDPAFIEAFRAEAQAEAGLKHPGIVEVFDWGHDGDVNFIVMDLLSGHTVRQALDAQGRFAWQVVLGVGRQISSALAYAHHAEIAHGHLSAERIVVSADGNAAAIGFGLHCRGGCEIAASPDADTFALGGVLYEMLTGSSPFGPAPEGHPQNQPWPTPVRHAAPDAPHELDRIVMKAISPDPAQRYRTAAELQADLDALARPKSRAWLWWTLAVLAVLIAAGATWYFSSQQKAVVPDITGKSQSEAESLLSNAGFKLVVSGQAASSAVPTATIISENPASGSAVRKGSQIAVVISTGLPTVAMPSVSGVSLTDASSAIASAGLTVGAITRQNSDTFPADTVISSSQAPGAQVTQGTPVDLVVSAGQKTVTVPDVRGISQSNATSKLTNAGLKTDVGQAYSSQPVGTVVSQGPAAGSTVPAGSTITISVSQGRAPVVVPDLTGATTSAAQNTLTELGLVPLVSKDASGTAAAAGRPKGTVHSQSPESGESVQAGSQVTINIYN, encoded by the coding sequence ATGACCGAGCTTGGGACAGGCACTCGAATCGCGGGTCGCTACAGCTTGGAGAGCCGTCTCGATGCGGGCGGCAGGGCTCAGGTCTGGGCCGCCACAGACGACGAACTGCAGCGCAAGGTAGCAATCAAGATCCTTATCACGCCAGCCGGAGGCGATCCGGCGTTTATCGAGGCGTTCCGTGCCGAGGCACAGGCTGAGGCAGGACTGAAACATCCTGGGATCGTCGAGGTCTTTGACTGGGGCCACGACGGCGACGTGAACTTCATCGTCATGGATCTCCTCTCAGGCCACACGGTGAGGCAGGCGCTCGACGCGCAAGGTCGCTTCGCGTGGCAGGTGGTACTCGGAGTCGGACGCCAGATCTCCTCGGCTCTGGCGTACGCGCACCACGCGGAGATCGCACACGGCCACCTGTCGGCCGAACGGATCGTCGTTTCGGCCGATGGCAATGCAGCGGCGATCGGCTTCGGGCTTCACTGCAGAGGCGGTTGCGAGATCGCGGCCTCACCCGACGCGGACACGTTTGCGCTGGGCGGCGTGCTCTACGAGATGCTCACCGGCTCCTCGCCGTTCGGACCAGCGCCCGAAGGACACCCACAGAATCAGCCGTGGCCGACGCCCGTTAGACATGCGGCTCCAGACGCTCCCCACGAGCTCGACCGAATCGTGATGAAGGCGATCTCGCCGGATCCCGCTCAGCGCTATCGGACAGCGGCCGAGCTTCAGGCCGATCTCGACGCCCTGGCCCGACCCAAGAGCCGCGCTTGGCTTTGGTGGACGCTCGCAGTGCTGGCAGTCCTGATCGCGGCCGGTGCGACGTGGTACTTCTCGTCGCAGCAAAAGGCGGTCGTGCCGGACATCACGGGCAAGTCGCAGTCGGAAGCAGAGTCGCTGCTGTCCAACGCCGGGTTCAAGTTGGTGGTCTCGGGTCAGGCCGCTTCTTCGGCGGTTCCCACGGCCACCATCATCTCTGAGAACCCGGCATCCGGGTCGGCCGTGCGAAAAGGCAGCCAGATCGCCGTGGTGATCAGTACTGGGCTGCCGACGGTCGCCATGCCTTCCGTGAGCGGAGTGAGCCTCACAGACGCTTCCAGCGCTATTGCAAGCGCTGGCCTGACGGTTGGAGCGATCACGCGGCAGAACAGCGACACGTTCCCGGCTGATACCGTCATCTCATCGAGTCAGGCCCCAGGCGCGCAGGTCACACAAGGCACGCCGGTCGATCTGGTGGTCTCGGCGGGACAGAAGACCGTGACGGTGCCTGACGTCCGCGGCATCTCGCAGTCCAACGCCACTTCCAAGCTCACAAACGCGGGGCTCAAGACCGATGTTGGGCAGGCGTACTCGAGTCAGCCCGTTGGCACCGTTGTCTCGCAGGGGCCGGCGGCCGGGAGCACCGTTCCGGCAGGCAGCACCATCACGATATCGGTCTCGCAAGGACGCGCGCCTGTCGTGGTTCCGGATCTGACCGGAGCGACCACGAGCGCTGCGCAGAACACGCTGACCGAGCTTGGTCTGGTGCCGCTCGTGAGCAAGGACGCCAGTGGAACGGCCGCGGCGGCCGGCCGGCCCAAGGGGACCGTTCACTCCCAGAGCCCCGAGTCCGGCGAGTCGGTGCAGGCGGGCAGCCAGGTCACGATCAACATCTACAACTGA
- a CDS encoding metal-sensitive transcriptional regulator, with protein sequence MADTAANPALIADESERKKILNRLRRLEGQIRGLQTMIEAGQDCDAVLTQVMAAKSALNQVGLHVVGHAMKHCMIDDDPAITRDEVIDEAIKVFLKYSSCMP encoded by the coding sequence ATGGCTGATACCGCCGCCAATCCGGCTTTGATCGCCGATGAGTCCGAGCGTAAGAAGATTCTCAACCGACTGCGCCGTCTCGAGGGCCAGATTCGCGGCCTTCAGACGATGATCGAAGCCGGTCAGGACTGTGACGCTGTGCTCACGCAGGTCATGGCCGCCAAGTCCGCGCTCAACCAGGTCGGCCTTCATGTTGTGGGGCATGCCATGAAGCACTGCATGATCGACGACGATCCGGCGATCACCCGCGACGAGGTCATCGATGAGGCCATAAAGGTCTTCCTCAAATACTCGTCGTGCATGCCGTAG
- a CDS encoding pyridoxal phosphate-dependent aminotransferase, protein MTVSRRATEIRPFVVMDVVARAKELEAEGRDIVRLEIGDPDFPTPDVITRAAEIAMAEGSTHYTQSCGLPDLREALAVRYASHYGVTVDPDNIVVTQGTSPAMLLLFGALLDPGDEVIMPDPCYPAYPNYVTFLGGVSKLVRVRAEDGFRYRPDEVRAAIGPRTKAIMINSPGNPTGAVLGDEDLKALAVIAEETGVYIASDEIYHGLDFCGPDRTIMSYTDRCFVLNGFSKTYAMTGWRLGYLIAPPEYVRPAEKIQQNFFLAANAFVQQAGVVALTEAQDDVARMRATYDERRRFLAPALESIGLKIVSPPCGAFYVFADASHWEPDSLKLCYRLLEEAGVACAPGIDFGQGGEGFLRFSYATSMERLAEGVRRLGAWALEQGLA, encoded by the coding sequence ATGACCGTATCGCGCCGAGCGACCGAGATTCGCCCGTTCGTCGTCATGGACGTCGTAGCCCGCGCCAAGGAGCTTGAGGCCGAAGGCCGCGACATCGTTCGCCTTGAGATCGGCGATCCCGACTTCCCGACGCCGGACGTCATCACGCGTGCCGCCGAGATCGCAATGGCCGAGGGCTCGACGCACTACACGCAGTCGTGTGGCCTGCCGGACCTGCGCGAGGCGCTCGCGGTTCGCTACGCCAGCCACTATGGCGTCACGGTGGACCCCGACAACATCGTGGTCACCCAGGGCACCTCACCGGCGATGCTGCTGCTCTTCGGAGCGCTTCTCGACCCCGGCGACGAGGTCATCATGCCCGACCCCTGCTATCCGGCGTACCCAAACTACGTGACGTTCCTCGGCGGAGTCTCCAAGCTCGTTCGCGTGCGTGCCGAGGACGGCTTCCGCTACCGCCCCGACGAAGTCCGTGCGGCGATCGGCCCGCGCACCAAGGCGATTATGATCAACTCGCCCGGCAATCCGACAGGAGCAGTCCTCGGCGACGAGGACCTCAAAGCACTGGCCGTCATCGCCGAGGAGACCGGCGTCTATATCGCCAGCGATGAGATCTATCACGGCTTGGACTTCTGCGGCCCCGACCGCACGATCATGTCCTACACCGACCGATGCTTCGTCCTCAACGGCTTCTCCAAGACGTACGCGATGACCGGCTGGCGCCTGGGCTACCTGATCGCTCCACCCGAGTACGTCCGTCCCGCCGAGAAGATCCAGCAGAACTTCTTCTTGGCGGCCAATGCCTTCGTGCAGCAGGCCGGCGTTGTGGCCCTCACTGAGGCGCAGGACGATGTTGCGCGCATGCGGGCGACGTACGACGAGCGCCGCCGTTTCCTTGCGCCAGCGCTCGAGTCGATCGGGCTGAAGATCGTCTCGCCACCGTGCGGCGCTTTTTATGTGTTCGCCGACGCGAGCCACTGGGAACCCGACTCGCTCAAACTGTGTTACCGGTTGCTCGAGGAGGCCGGCGTGGCATGCGCGCCCGGCATCGACTTTGGCCAAGGCGGGGAGGGCTTTCTCCGTTTCAGCTACGCCACATCCATGGAGCGTCTCGCCGAGGGAGTTCGTCGGTTGGGCGCTTGGGCTCTGGAGCAGGGGTTGGCGTAG
- a CDS encoding SpoIIE family protein phosphatase translates to MRESASPECDTDTADSLYRRLFEHARDVVLVVDEAGKIVEANLAAEDVYGFSRDELVGMPLVNLRSDASLPLMSNQLSAAARSGGVQFETEHRRADGSTFPVEVSSRGVDYGGERLLLSMVRDISQRREQEAEREQLVRELAEANARLDALVRIVSGALRTLDLEALLRQTLRLLTEETGADSGLLLEADGDGLLGKIEVSATEYGGAGMRLGPGEGFGGRVAAAGTPLYVADVQASDFAIDIHEQSGFRSMFGVPMYLAGELYGVLELAWRRERNVEPAEMHLVQAAAERVMLAVANAKLFSRAKRAEALSAALNDVNSLVNSSFDPSTTMATALEVGATALEADVAVLAVNEDGAWRAQYAYGVDLPADQWAYEHWTASERRQRVSTPVPGSDMHQWLDQRLGVKETVTVRLDVRGRQVGLLLFGRRTHERPFGRMSCEYAERFASAIALALSNAAEFENEHRIAERLQEALLTMPSSVRGLEFSHLYRSATVSTRVGGDFYDVFELAYGRVGVVIGDVSGKGLEAAVLTSVIKDTIRALAHDIPSPAEVMTRANVALGRAAKLPEFASVFFAIIDTRTSSMTYCCAGHPPAAVLTADGGVQLLDCTSAVIGAIEDLEYVECTMRLAPGEIVFLYTDGVTEARREDGVFFGEERLIRELWTTASGEIGEVPIRVFDSVMEFTGGRLTDDIALLAFQLA, encoded by the coding sequence ATGCGTGAATCCGCTTCACCCGAGTGCGACACCGACACGGCGGACTCGCTGTATCGTCGGCTGTTCGAGCACGCGCGTGACGTGGTTCTGGTCGTCGACGAGGCAGGCAAGATTGTCGAGGCGAACCTCGCTGCCGAGGACGTTTACGGCTTCTCGCGGGACGAGCTTGTGGGCATGCCACTCGTGAACCTGCGCTCGGACGCGTCGCTACCTTTGATGAGCAACCAGCTCAGTGCGGCTGCTCGGAGTGGCGGCGTACAGTTTGAGACTGAGCACCGTCGCGCCGATGGAAGCACGTTTCCGGTCGAGGTGAGCTCTCGTGGCGTGGACTACGGTGGCGAGCGACTCCTACTCAGCATGGTGCGCGACATCTCCCAGCGCCGGGAGCAAGAGGCCGAGCGCGAGCAGCTCGTTCGCGAACTCGCCGAGGCCAACGCGCGCTTGGACGCACTCGTTCGCATCGTGTCCGGCGCGCTTAGGACGCTCGACCTCGAAGCGCTTCTGCGTCAGACGTTGCGCCTGCTGACCGAGGAGACGGGCGCCGATTCAGGCCTGTTGCTCGAGGCCGATGGCGATGGGCTGCTAGGCAAGATCGAGGTGAGCGCGACAGAGTACGGTGGCGCCGGAATGCGCCTCGGCCCTGGCGAGGGATTCGGTGGCCGCGTGGCTGCTGCTGGCACGCCGCTCTATGTGGCGGATGTCCAGGCGAGCGATTTCGCGATCGACATCCACGAGCAGTCGGGCTTCCGTTCGATGTTCGGCGTTCCGATGTACCTAGCTGGTGAACTGTACGGCGTGCTCGAGCTTGCGTGGCGCCGCGAGCGAAACGTCGAGCCCGCCGAGATGCATCTCGTGCAGGCGGCGGCCGAGCGAGTTATGCTCGCCGTGGCCAACGCAAAGCTCTTCAGCCGAGCCAAGCGCGCCGAGGCTCTCTCCGCCGCGCTCAATGACGTGAACTCGCTGGTGAACTCCTCGTTCGATCCGTCCACCACTATGGCGACGGCGCTTGAGGTCGGTGCGACCGCGCTTGAGGCCGACGTTGCCGTGCTCGCCGTGAACGAAGACGGCGCTTGGAGGGCGCAGTACGCGTACGGCGTAGACCTGCCGGCCGACCAATGGGCCTACGAGCACTGGACGGCGAGTGAACGGCGGCAACGCGTTTCCACACCCGTTCCGGGCTCCGACATGCATCAGTGGCTGGACCAGCGGCTCGGCGTCAAAGAGACAGTGACCGTCCGCCTCGACGTCCGCGGACGCCAAGTCGGGCTGCTCCTGTTCGGCCGACGCACCCACGAGCGGCCGTTCGGACGCATGTCCTGCGAGTACGCCGAGCGCTTCGCGAGCGCGATCGCCCTTGCGCTTTCCAACGCCGCCGAGTTCGAGAACGAACATCGCATTGCCGAGCGGCTGCAGGAGGCTTTGCTCACCATGCCGTCGTCGGTGCGGGGCCTCGAGTTCTCCCACTTGTACCGGTCGGCAACCGTGAGCACGCGTGTGGGCGGCGACTTCTACGACGTGTTCGAGCTGGCGTACGGACGCGTGGGGGTGGTCATCGGCGACGTGTCGGGCAAGGGACTTGAGGCGGCGGTGCTCACGTCGGTCATCAAAGACACCATCCGCGCTCTTGCCCACGACATCCCTTCGCCGGCCGAGGTGATGACGCGCGCGAACGTGGCGCTTGGCCGTGCGGCGAAGCTTCCCGAGTTCGCCAGCGTCTTCTTCGCCATCATCGACACGCGAACATCCTCGATGACGTACTGCTGCGCCGGGCATCCGCCGGCGGCGGTGCTGACCGCCGATGGCGGCGTCCAGCTGCTCGACTGCACTTCAGCGGTTATCGGCGCGATTGAGGATCTCGAGTACGTCGAGTGCACGATGCGCCTCGCCCCTGGCGAAATCGTCTTCCTGTACACCGACGGCGTGACCGAGGCTCGTCGTGAGGACGGGGTATTCTTCGGCGAGGAGCGGCTCATCCGCGAGCTTTGGACCACCGCGAGTGGTGAGATCGGCGAGGTCCCCATCCGCGTCTTCGACTCCGTCATGGAGTTCACCGGCGGGCGGCTGACCGATGACATCGCCCTGCTGGCGTTTCAGCTTGCCTAG
- a CDS encoding AarF/ABC1/UbiB kinase family protein: MPTISRSERYRTIVSVMVDEGFGTALDQLGLKAPWVSSLRGNRPSGPDAQLTPEGRLRRTMERLGPTFAKMGQLLSVRPDLIPASYADELARLQDEMQPFPFAQVKAEIEAQFGEPLGDLYAEFDEKPAAAASIGQVHMAVLLNGTPVAVKIQRPGIHEVIEADLDILRTQARRIQGRTDIGKRYDVVGLVDEFARAIIEECDYIHEAENAERLARAFEGDDTVHFPKVYWDRSSGTVLTMERIVGYPFNRLDELDRHGVNRQEAARRGISCYYEQIFIHGFYHADPHPGNLFALADGRVAFTDFGRCGALSDRARTLVADLLIAIIDQDYEACVDVLLEVSGGVSDVDVPGLQRDVGLLVGKYYDKQLQEVNSHELVVEVMSLIGKRGLTMSSEFALLLTTFATLQALGTAVDPAFHFVESVQPFARRIVEQQMKPQALMSGFVTSIRRSAKALQGFPDAVTKALKRVGDGDLRMTVRPSGFDPLMARAEMMVDRLAFALVISAFVMGFAILLTRATLPWWMQAIAYYTLVFASGVGVWFFFSILFRRFRQRHHE, encoded by the coding sequence ATGCCCACCATCAGCCGCAGCGAACGCTACCGCACCATCGTCAGCGTCATGGTCGACGAAGGCTTCGGAACCGCGCTGGACCAGCTTGGCCTCAAAGCGCCGTGGGTCTCATCGCTCCGGGGAAACCGTCCCAGCGGGCCCGACGCCCAGCTCACACCCGAAGGACGGCTGAGGCGCACGATGGAGCGCCTCGGACCCACATTCGCCAAGATGGGACAGCTGCTCTCGGTGCGTCCCGACCTGATTCCCGCGTCGTACGCCGATGAACTTGCGCGGCTGCAAGACGAGATGCAGCCGTTCCCCTTCGCCCAGGTCAAGGCCGAGATCGAGGCGCAGTTCGGCGAGCCGCTCGGCGATCTGTACGCCGAGTTCGACGAGAAGCCAGCGGCGGCGGCGAGTATCGGACAGGTCCACATGGCGGTGCTGCTCAACGGCACGCCGGTCGCCGTCAAGATTCAGCGCCCGGGCATCCACGAGGTGATCGAGGCTGACCTCGACATCTTGCGCACGCAAGCGAGGCGAATCCAGGGCCGCACCGACATCGGCAAGCGCTACGACGTGGTCGGACTGGTCGACGAGTTCGCTCGCGCGATCATCGAGGAGTGCGACTACATCCATGAGGCCGAGAACGCCGAGCGCCTCGCCCGCGCCTTCGAAGGCGACGACACCGTCCACTTTCCGAAGGTCTATTGGGATCGCAGTTCAGGCACGGTGCTGACGATGGAGCGCATCGTCGGGTACCCGTTCAACCGGCTCGACGAACTCGATCGGCACGGCGTCAACCGGCAAGAAGCCGCGCGGCGCGGCATCTCCTGCTACTACGAGCAGATCTTCATCCACGGCTTCTACCACGCCGACCCGCATCCCGGGAACCTGTTCGCCCTGGCCGATGGGCGCGTCGCGTTCACCGACTTCGGACGCTGCGGTGCCCTCTCGGACCGGGCACGCACGCTCGTGGCCGACCTGCTGATCGCGATCATTGATCAGGACTACGAGGCGTGCGTCGACGTCCTGCTCGAGGTCAGCGGTGGCGTCTCGGACGTGGACGTCCCGGGTCTTCAGCGTGACGTCGGCCTGCTCGTCGGCAAGTACTACGACAAGCAGCTCCAAGAGGTCAACTCGCACGAGCTCGTGGTCGAGGTGATGTCGCTCATCGGCAAGCGCGGGCTCACGATGTCCTCAGAGTTCGCGCTGTTGCTGACCACGTTCGCCACACTCCAGGCGCTGGGAACCGCCGTCGATCCGGCGTTCCATTTCGTCGAGTCGGTCCAGCCTTTCGCGCGTCGCATCGTCGAGCAGCAGATGAAGCCGCAGGCGTTGATGTCCGGGTTCGTCACTTCGATCCGCCGCTCGGCAAAGGCGCTCCAAGGCTTCCCTGACGCCGTCACCAAGGCACTCAAGCGCGTCGGCGACGGCGACCTGCGGATGACCGTGCGCCCATCCGGCTTCGACCCGCTGATGGCCCGCGCCGAGATGATGGTCGACCGGCTCGCATTCGCGCTCGTTATCTCTGCGTTTGTCATGGGCTTCGCCATCCTCCTTACGCGCGCCACTTTGCCGTGGTGGATGCAGGCGATCGCGTACTACACGCTGGTGTTCGCGTCGGGCGTCGGCGTGTGGTTCTTCTTCTCGATCCTCTTCCGCCGCTTCCGACAGCGGCACCACGAGTAG
- a CDS encoding acyltransferase → MGLEGAHITTVTDSTQTRRRDPVIDGLKLVAAGGIVMVHIAMSAHPGALRDFLEQVAYCALYFFFLVAGYFHGALGTRGPAWLGKRFVRLAVPYVVWSVVYLLWWEGFHYLTHQPFFIPNLVRTVFFAGANEVLWSLPWLFACAVFAELFARTPFQRRALLVATGVITLAVWFLVPNSALPDYGIRQFIEGGRWLFVYVAGMELRAAAKVPFGPRTWMALGIGSALAAGTLAVFTHAQPTALTAQIVMTVLCGTAAFSMLAATRVNATWFGVASLAWGGEFLLGIYVSHHLWLDILARLIPSHQSWPAVLWIPFAWTVCFTAAVLVTKLLLAHRWTRLAVS, encoded by the coding sequence TTGGGACTGGAAGGAGCCCACATAACCACTGTAACCGACAGCACGCAAACGCGGCGACGCGACCCGGTCATCGACGGCCTCAAGCTCGTGGCCGCAGGGGGCATCGTGATGGTCCACATCGCCATGTCAGCCCACCCGGGTGCCCTTCGTGACTTCCTCGAACAGGTCGCGTACTGCGCGCTGTACTTCTTCTTCCTTGTCGCCGGGTACTTTCATGGCGCTCTGGGGACGCGGGGACCAGCTTGGCTCGGCAAGCGTTTCGTTCGCCTCGCGGTTCCCTACGTGGTGTGGAGCGTCGTCTACCTGCTCTGGTGGGAAGGCTTCCACTACCTCACGCACCAACCCTTCTTCATCCCGAATCTCGTGCGCACCGTGTTCTTCGCCGGGGCCAACGAGGTGTTGTGGTCGCTGCCTTGGCTGTTCGCGTGCGCCGTGTTCGCCGAGCTGTTCGCGAGGACACCGTTCCAGCGCCGAGCCCTGCTCGTGGCAACCGGTGTGATCACGCTCGCTGTGTGGTTCCTCGTGCCGAACTCGGCGCTTCCCGACTACGGTATCCGCCAGTTCATCGAGGGGGGCCGCTGGCTGTTCGTCTACGTCGCCGGAATGGAACTTCGGGCGGCGGCGAAGGTCCCGTTCGGCCCCCGGACGTGGATGGCACTCGGTATCGGGAGCGCGCTGGCCGCGGGCACGCTCGCGGTGTTCACGCACGCGCAGCCGACCGCCCTCACAGCGCAGATCGTGATGACCGTTCTGTGCGGAACCGCAGCGTTTTCGATGCTGGCGGCGACGCGCGTGAACGCGACCTGGTTTGGCGTGGCGTCCCTGGCATGGGGCGGAGAGTTCCTTCTCGGCATCTACGTCTCGCACCACCTGTGGCTCGACATCCTAGCCCGCTTGATCCCGTCGCACCAAAGCTGGCCCGCGGTGCTCTGGATCCCGTTTGCGTGGACCGTGTGCTTCACGGCCGCCGTGCTTGTCACCAAGCTCCTGCTGGCGCATCGCTGGACGCGACTGGCCGTGAGCTAG
- a CDS encoding ferrochelatase, whose amino-acid sequence MSNTVVIWLSLVVGAVGTGASFVGILVARRSHEGGYAAAGLASFLLCAWGFGGVTIAYDRLDAIIYAFVFGLAGIAGGYALVSTLLGWLVRHDREATVHLSDGLPENPGGAAVLVLGEVEPPDYSPTATAVALEGLADEGLLKASIGVLPFLFMAQKTRYRAAGGISPAARQLDALAERVEGLLRLGPGRVESAWCEGERALASRIAEKVSRGFRTIVVAEAVIAESLEVDLAKRAVDALRLSDLGVNVTYSGPLWRSEKVAALVSTRIMALVADPAASGVVLVGQGQPEDRARDRREFDEQETSFLNHVRMLLLERGVPEQSVRLAWADWRTPEVTGTVRHLAALGCRRIVVSPACFPLDSIATLLDLQLSVRQARVDETVSIVTLPAWHDDAAFVEELRAGVEHAMDAAGVSAAPELARP is encoded by the coding sequence GTGTCCAATACCGTAGTCATATGGCTGTCCTTGGTCGTCGGTGCCGTTGGCACCGGCGCCTCATTCGTCGGCATCCTCGTTGCACGCCGCTCCCACGAAGGCGGATACGCCGCGGCCGGGCTCGCGAGCTTCCTGCTGTGCGCGTGGGGCTTCGGCGGCGTCACTATCGCCTACGACCGCCTCGACGCGATCATCTACGCGTTCGTGTTCGGCCTTGCGGGAATCGCCGGCGGCTACGCACTGGTCTCCACGCTACTCGGCTGGTTGGTCCGACACGATCGCGAGGCGACAGTTCATCTCAGCGACGGCCTGCCCGAGAATCCCGGCGGCGCGGCAGTGCTCGTCCTCGGCGAGGTCGAGCCACCGGATTACAGCCCGACCGCCACAGCTGTGGCGCTTGAGGGCTTGGCCGACGAGGGTCTGCTCAAGGCTTCTATCGGCGTGCTGCCGTTCCTCTTCATGGCACAGAAGACCCGCTACCGCGCTGCTGGCGGCATCAGCCCAGCCGCGCGCCAGCTCGACGCGCTTGCGGAGCGCGTCGAAGGCCTGTTGCGACTAGGCCCCGGCCGTGTCGAATCGGCGTGGTGCGAAGGCGAGCGCGCCTTGGCTTCGCGCATCGCCGAGAAGGTCTCGCGCGGCTTTCGCACCATCGTGGTCGCCGAGGCCGTGATTGCTGAGTCGCTTGAGGTCGATCTGGCCAAACGAGCCGTCGACGCGCTGCGACTATCAGATCTAGGTGTGAACGTGACCTACTCGGGCCCGCTGTGGCGCTCCGAGAAGGTCGCTGCGCTGGTGTCGACGCGCATCATGGCGCTCGTGGCCGATCCCGCTGCGAGCGGTGTCGTGCTCGTGGGTCAAGGGCAGCCCGAAGACCGCGCGCGGGACCGCCGCGAGTTCGACGAGCAGGAGACGTCGTTCCTCAATCACGTGAGGATGCTGCTCCTGGAGCGTGGCGTACCGGAGCAGAGTGTGCGCCTGGCATGGGCCGACTGGCGCACGCCCGAAGTCACCGGCACCGTGAGGCACCTTGCGGCGCTGGGATGCCGACGCATCGTGGTCTCACCTGCGTGCTTCCCGCTGGACTCGATCGCAACGCTGCTCGACCTGCAGCTCTCGGTGCGCCAAGCGCGCGTCGACGAAACGGTCTCGATCGTGACGCTTCCCGCGTGGCACGACGACGCCGCCTTCGTGGAGGAGTTGCGTGCGGGCGTCGAACACGCGATGGACGCCGCAGGTGTGTCGGCAGCGCCGGAGCTTGCCCGCCCCTAG
- the trxA gene encoding thioredoxin, which translates to MSNAIDVTTATWDAEVATSDVPVVVDFWAPWCGPCRMVGPEIDKLSERLGAAVKFVKVNIDDNGELAMKYGVMSIPTIAKFVGGELAAQVVGARGADALAKELGIA; encoded by the coding sequence ATGAGCAACGCCATCGATGTGACGACCGCCACTTGGGATGCCGAGGTAGCGACTTCTGACGTGCCTGTGGTCGTTGACTTCTGGGCACCGTGGTGCGGGCCTTGCCGTATGGTCGGGCCTGAGATTGACAAGCTCTCCGAGCGCCTCGGCGCGGCGGTGAAGTTCGTAAAGGTCAACATCGACGACAACGGCGAGCTGGCGATGAAATACGGCGTCATGAGCATCCCGACGATTGCGAAGTTCGTCGGCGGAGAGCTTGCGGCGCAGGTCGTCGGCGCCCGTGGTGCCGATGCGCTCGCCAAGGAGCTCGGCATCGCCTGA